The DNA window AGCTTGCTGAACGCAAACTTCCAAGATTAGTGAAAACGCATGGCCCATGTCTAACAAGTTTTGATGATGAATTGGATAATGTAGTGTGCCTTAAATGTGATCAATGGCTATTTCAAACACAGCCATGGATAAGAAGACCACGTACTGCATGGCCTTCACctaaaatcatatcaaaaatTATATCTTGTGGAGTGCTTTTTGTTCCAATCGGATGCAAAGGATCAGAAAATGAAAATCTGGAATGGCGAATTTCATTTTCTGTTGCAGAAAAATTTCTTATATATTCTTTCAACCATACAAAATTCTTATGTTATGGACTGTTAAAAATCCTGCTAAAGGAAATATTAGAGAAAGGTGCTGATTTGAAGGGATTattatgttcatattttttaaaaacattaatgttTTGGATGTCAGAAGAAACATATTCGAATTTATGGCGACCAGATAATATCATTCCTTGTTTTATGGCATGTCTACAGAGGTTACTGTACTGTGTCAGATATTCAATCTTGCTACATTATTTTATTCCTGAAAATAACTTTTTCCAATCACGGTTCAATACTAGTAACAAGAAAAAATTAGAAACCATACTTACAAATTTATATGGGCgaggaattaattgttttgcttATTCTGTGACCCTAAGAGACTACCAAAGCCAATACTACAAAGACAATCATCCTTTAACACAAGTAAATTTTACAACATTTGAACTATTTATcgatttatcaaatttaaagaaaatgtatcTACTATATCATTGTCTACATCATTCCAGAACTGTTGCATGTAAAAGTctatttacattgtatttatcaAAGTCATGTTGGTTTGTTACAGATACCTctaaacatctttttataagTTATAGCGCAGAAAACAAACATCAATACTCGAAGTACAAGTACGATCTCAGTCATTTATTGATAGGTGTACATTCAGATGCAGTAACTGGATGGCTGATTTTAGCTTCATTTTTCtatgttagaaaaaaatacgTTGCCTCTATAAGATTACTAAATTATGCGTTGCAGAAATACACAGATGAGAAAATTTTTACTGGATCCGGATTTACCAAATATGAGTTAACATTTATCCAAAAACACGTTCTAAATCTGATGAAAACAGAAAAGTTGTATTCAGTATTAAGATCATTGAGAATTGAAACTCTTACATTTGGCCCTAAGTCATCAATAA is part of the Mytilus trossulus isolate FHL-02 chromosome 13, PNRI_Mtr1.1.1.hap1, whole genome shotgun sequence genome and encodes:
- the LOC134694438 gene encoding uncharacterized protein LOC134694438, producing the protein MRRLAFTILDLGQSFGHKTITSGSKGEGLDMKGSDLDVMAINSFFKVYESEKDVVLDGLTIPLVMVTDATQQCFTQLCRLNHHRVYNDWDSAFKLLPLWQKHPLGYMLSSEQYKLFIMSLAGLKLAERKLPRLVKTHGPCLTSFDDELDNVVCLKCDQWLFQTQPWIRRPRTAWPSPKIISKIISCGVLFVPIGCKGSENENLEWRISFSVAEKFLIYSFNHTKFLCYGLLKILLKEILEKGADLKGLLCSYFLKTLMFWMSEETYSNLWRPDNIIPCFMACLQRLLYCVRYSILLHYFIPENNFFQSRFNTSNKKKLETILTNLYGRGINCFAYSVTLRDYQSQYYKDNHPLTQVNFTTFELFIDLSNLKKMYLLYHCLHHSRTVACKSLFTLYLSKSCWFVTDTSKHLFISYSAENKHQYSKYKYDLSHLLIGVHSDAVTGWLILASFFYVRKKYVASIRLLNYALQKYTDEKIFTGSGFTKYELTFIQKHVLNLMKTEKLYSVLRSLRIETLTFGPKSSIIPQELQLDVTKKRTCYYPLPFAYFLGFLCNYHLQDIPSSRRYLQQLILTKKNDSIHANLFKANTAIMCGVAHQLIGEAYFAKISFQEAAMQDEYNFTSAATRLSSVT